The following nucleotide sequence is from Halobacillus mangrovi.
AGGAATTAATCCCAATTGTGGCGGAATTACCATCGTAAGTAGAATACAAATGAACAAAAAGTTTTTGCCTGGAAATTCAAATTTCGCAAAGGCGTAGCCTGCCAGTGAGCTGATTATGAGAACAGCCACTGTGACAGTCGTACATAGGAGGATCGTATTCCACATCGCCTGGAAAAATGGAATGGTATCCAACACTTTCTGGAAATTCTCGACCAGCATTCCCCCTGGAAGGATCGTAGGCGGAATTGAATTATAAGCAGCACTCGGTCTTGTGGCCATAACGAACATCCAGTAAAACGGAAATAAGGATAAAAGAGAAGCAATCGTCAGCACAACATAGACCGGTATTGTACTCTTATTCAACTTGCTTTTGTGTTGCTGCTTCATGATTTGACACCTCTCTTCTTGCTGCCTGCTCCAGAAGTCAGCCACGTGTTCAGGGCAGCTGCTCCAACAATGATGATTAACAATAATACTGCCGTAGCTGATGCTGTACCAAAGGAACCTAAGTTAAAGGCATCTCGATACAAGTACATGACTACAGTCATTGCCTCATCACGACTGAATGCTGATGACCCTAAGAAAACAGTTGGCTCGGCAAATAGCTGTAAAGCTCCTACTGTGGACATAAATACGGTCAGAACAATAAATGGCTTCAATAATGGAATCGTAATATGAAAGAATTGCTGGACTTTGTTCGCTCCATCAATTGTTGCTGCTTCATACAAATCTTTCGGAATACTTTGAAGACCAGCTAAATAGATGATGGTGTTATACCCCACCCAACGCCAAAATACCATGAGCGAGATCGCAATTTTTGCTCCCCATTCAGAGGTCTTCCAACTGACAGGGTCAAATCCAAACCATCCAATCACGTAGTTTGCAAGAGCACTCTCATTGCTGCTGAAAAATACTCCGAAAACTAATGCAACAGCTACCATGGAGGTAATGTAAGGCATAAATATTGTGACTCTGAAAAAATTTGTGAAACGTATGACAGCCATATTTAAGAAGTAGGCTAAAATAATCCCCACAATTAACTGTGGAGCTGTCCCCATTAATCCCATAAGGACTGTGTTATATAACGATTTCCAAAACAAAGGATCCTGTAGAACGATAGCAAAGTTGTTCATCCCTACAAATTCCATTTCACCTAAACCATTCCACTTCTGAAAAGCAAGGACAATACTAAAAATGGCTGGATAAAGCCCAATGATACCAAAAACGATAAAGAAAGGAGCCACATATAAATATCCTGAGATCATATCCTTCTTCTTCTCAGATAATTTTTTGGCTTTTACCGTAGATGCTCTTGCTTGCTTGTGTACGTTCTCCAAACTTTCTCCCCCCTTATGTAATCAGGGCTAGATGAAAGCTTCATCCAGCCCGATTGACTTTTATCGCTTCATTAGATCTTCAATACGCTTGACGGCAGCCTCCCACTCTTTCTCAGGATCTCCGCCTTCTTGCACATTACGTAATGCTGTCAAAATTTCATTGTTCACAGTAACGTATTTTGGTCCTTTGTAAACTTCAGGAATTTGTTTAGCGGCTTCAGCAAAATATTTCGCTGTATTTTGGCCACCAAAATACTCATCAGAATTATTCTTGAACTCTTCCATTTCATAAACAGATGGTGCGGATGGGAATAGTCCACTTTCAACAAAAGATTTTAGTTGGTTTTCTGGAGATAGAAGCCATTTCGAAAATTCATAAGCTGCTTTCTCATGTTCCGTTTCTGCAGGAATCGCTACATAAGAACCGCCCCAGTTACCTGCAAATTGTTCTGGTAATGTGGTCACGCGCCATTTCCCTTTGCCTTCCGGAGCATTTTCAGTCATGTACCCCTTCAACCAGGCTGGTGCCATTTCTACTGCAAATCCGCCTTTATTCAAAGCGTTTGCCCATTCAGGCGTCCACATTTCAAAATTACCAACGTAACCTTCTGAATCTAAATCAACAGCGAAATCATAGGCTTCTTTAACGCCGCTTTCACCGTTGCCAATTAATAGTTCACCGTCCCGGTTAAAATAACTATCCTCAAGTGCATCCATATGGGCACGAAACGCCATTTCCATACTGTCTACCATGGGCTGGCCTGTCTCATCAAGAACTTTCTTGGCTGCATCCTTGAATTCATCAGGAGTAGAAATAACTTCACTTACTTTATCAGGATCTGTCGGCAGGCTGGCATTTTCGAATACATCCGTGTGATAATACATGGCTTTTGGACCGATATCTGTCGGAAGACCGAATAAGAAGTCTCCTTCCCCATTCTCAGCACCATTCCATTTCCAATCTAAGTATTGATCTTGGACTTCTTCTGCACCTAAATCATATAAGTTCACGAATCGATCTTGCGCTTCACGGTAGCGGTCTAATTGATCCACTTCAATCATCGCTAAGTCTGGAGCTCCTGTTCCAGCAGAAATCGCTGTGAACAAACTATTATGGTGATCCCCAAGTTCTGACGTCTTCACATTGATTTTCACGTTTGGATTTTCTTTCTCATATTCTTTTGCTAATGCTTCATAGTTGGTTGCACCAAATACCCAAAAATCTAATGTTATCTCTTTATCCTTCTGCCCTTCACCAGATGCAGAATCTTCCCCTCCGCTACAGGCAAAAAGAAACGCACTTAAACTAAGTAAAAGAACAGCCAGCAAACCTTTTCTAAAATTCATTTGTTTAACCCCTCCAAATAGACTTTTTCGATCCCTGTACCAATTGTTTCTTGTTTACGAAACCGGTTTCGTAAACGTCTAAAAAAAATCAATTGATTTCTTGCGTTGAGTCGATTATATCGATAATTGAATCCGTTTTCAATACTTTTTTTGATGAAAAAACAGGAAATTCGCAAAAATTAAGTAAACCGGTTTCGTTATCATTGAAACTTGCCTTTCAATTAAAAGACTTCTTTCTTTAAGAGAGCTTTGACTTTATGTATGAGATGTCTCAAAATAGAGAAGAGCGAAGAGGTGAAACGGATGGCAGAAAAAGTGTCTAATACAAGATGGTTCGGCATGGCGCTAAAAGCATTGATTGTTTTAGCCAGTAACGAAGGCCTGTGCCCAAGTGGTAAATTAGCGGAAAAACTTGAATCCAAATCGGTATTTTTAAGAAAAATATTGACCCACCTCGTTAAGGCGGGTTTAATTCAGGCAAAAGAAGGCCGTGATGGTGGGTATTCGTTGGTTAAAGCACCGAGTGAAATCACACTTTCAGAAGTTTATAAAGCGATGAAGGTTGAGACGTTTCCGAAAGAATTCTTAAGCGTTGAAAGTAAAGTATGCTTTGACCCTTCTACTAGAGATGCCCTATGTGAATTACGTGAAGAAATGGAAACCTGGATTCTCGAAGGGTTAGAACAAAAAACCATAGCTGATCTCATGAAGTAATAAACGAAGCCGTAGACGGTTTCGTTTTTTTTATAAGTAACTGTAATTGACAAAAGAACAGTTAGCGAAATATACTGTTCTTGTATGAAATACAGTTAATGAAGGAGACCAGTGTTATGACTCAGAAAACGATGAGTAAAGAAGAATATCTAAATAAAGTGAAGGACCTAGATACAACCAGCGAAGCACCTAAAGTGCTTGAGAACACAGATTTTCTAACTGTGGCTAAAGAGCGCCGTTCCGTACGTCAGTATGATCAGAACTATAAAATCGAAGAAGGAGAAATCCGTGAACTGTTAGAAACAGCTATTCTCGCTCCATCTTCCTCTAACTTGCAACCATGGAGGTTTCTTGTCATTGAAGATCAAGCAGAGAAAGAACGTCTCTCCCCTATTGCCAATGGGCAGCAGCAAATTACAGAAGCTTCTGTTGTTATTGCCGTTTTAGGGGATAAAAAAGCGTATAACAATGCCGATCAAATCTACAGCCAAATCGCTGAAAAAGGCAACATGCCTGAAGATATTAAAGAAATGTATGTAAATAGCATTTTGGAGAATTACGGGAACTTTTCTGAGGAGAAATTAACTCGCATTGCCATGATTGATGGCGGTCTTGTATCCATGCAGCTTATGCTCGCTGCTAAAGCGAAAGGATACGATACCGTTCCAATGGGTGGATTTGATGAATCTGAATTTGTGAAAGCCTTCGATGTTCCAGAGGACTACGAACCAGTGATGCTGATCTCTCTTGGTAAAGGGAAAAAAGCAGGGTTTGAAAAAACTCGTCTGCCGCTAGATGACGTTCTTCAGTGGAATCGCTACTAAAAGCGTAAGTGCCTGACCAACTATGTTTGCATATAAAATTCCTAGCTAATAGGAAAGCACACCTATCCGTGTCGGAAGGTGTGCTTATTTTTTCTTAACCGGAATCCATACTTCCTCTACTGCATTAGGATCCAAAGGATCGTATTCTTTTGTAAAACGTTCAAAATGCTCCCTTTCGTCTATAAGATAATCGGATGCTGGCAGCCATTCTTCGTAAAATGATTGTAAGGTCTTATGGAATTCACTCGCAGGTCCATGGTGGTAAAACATAGCGTAAAGACCTCCGTTGAGAATGATCGGCTCGAGTTCATTTTGTTTTTCATCAAATTCTCGTACTTCCACTGCTGCCCACTTATGAAAAAGGGTGTCTGGTGTAAAACGGGCAGGATCAAGTTTCTCCTCGAAAACTTTCATATTATAAAGATTATCGTCAATTCGATCCTTGATTGTTTTGAGTTTAGGCATAAAGCTTCTCCAAAGCTCAACGGTATGATCATCGTTTAAAGACATTTGCATTGATTTGCCGATTAGTTTCTTTGTCTTCAGCTGTATCAGTTCTGGAGTCATCTCTTAAATCCTTTCAATAAGGTTAGTTATTCAAGCCCTTTCACTTTTTAAATAAGTAGTTATACGAGTAATTCAGAAAGAGAGATAATATTTATTTTTACCTGCTTCTACAGTAAATTAGGTTTAATTATTTATTAAATAGTTAGAATGGCAACGGTAAGTACGAAGGCAGAAGTAACAAATGAAGCAACAGCGTTCGCATTCCTGCCTTTTTTAAGCTCATGAGATCCTGAAGCTAATAACATAAAGCCTAAAGAAGTTAACATGAATGGTGCTAAATGGCTGCTCTCTGTTATAAACACATAAGTGGCGAATGCAAATGTTACAAGAGCAAAAATGATTCGGATTATATTTGCCAAGACCGATCCCCTTTCTTCTAACAGAACAATAATTGTATGTAAGAAGTTAATTCTTTCGCTTCCAATCTTCATAAAACCTTTTTAAAACAGACTTAATTTCCATTAAGGTAAGTAATAGTAAGAGAAGCATCATGAATGTAACCATTTCACCAGTGAAAAATGAAAGAAGACCAATAATGACAATCCAGAACCAGAAATATTTTTCATTCATAGGGCGTCATCCCATTCCCTTCATTTGCAACTCCTCGATCATAGCGATCACAGAATTTCATCCAGGAGAAGTGAATTCCACTTGCGTCTTACCAATTATTTCAAAACCTATGAGCCTACTCAAGATTTTTTTTGAGTCATTACTTATAAAAACGGACTTTCCCAATTGAGAAAGCCCGCTTCTTCTTACTCTTCTTTGTTCAGTTCATATTCAGCCAAAGTTACAGCAATTTCATCTTCAATTTCCTGCACAGAGCCAAGATAATTGTTTAACAAGACTGAGAAGATCAACTCTTCACCATCTGCAGACGTTACATATCCAGAAAGCGACGTCACACCTGTTAACGAACCCGTTTTAGCACGCACATTATCTTCTGCTGCTGTATCACCCATACGATAACGAAGCGTACCACCTATAAAACGTTCACTATTGCCTGCTACAGGAAGGGACTTCAAATAAGTTGGGAACCACTCTTTTTCTTTTACTTGGTACAAAAGATTTGAAATCTCGTTGGCAGGCACCATATTGACATGAGACATACCTGATCCGTCACGAAGACGCATCGTATCTGCATTTACTCCGCTGTCATTTAAGAAATCCTCTACAACCTCCATCCCTTTATCCCAGCTACCTTCGTCATGGACCACTTTCCCCATTTCTTTGATTAACACTTCAGCATGACCGTTATTACTGATTTTCATAAACGGGGTAAAAAGTTCTTCCAAAGGGATGGACTCCTTCGAAACAATCAATTCAGCGGACTTAGGAGTTTTTCCATTTACAATCTCTTTCCCTTTGACTTTGATCCCTTCTGCTTTTAATGATTGACTGAAAAGATCTAGCGCCAGGCCAGTCGGTTCAGAGACGGCCACCCAGGACCTTGAGCGGCTTGCATCTACAGGAATGGCACCTTCCACCACAATTTGATTTGTCCCATGTTTACGTTCAATAGAAATATCTTTGGACTGATCTGAGTCCACCGTTTTGGCTTCGTTAACGATTTCCACATAATCATTTTCAGGCGTTACCTCTATTTCAGCAGGCTCTCCCGCTGTATCTGAAGGGTAAGCCGCAACAATGACAGTACCTGCATCATAATCTTCGTTCGGTGAAGCAGTGAGTGCTGAGATTTGTGCCCCCGTATAGTTGGTTTCATCGTTCCATGAAATGTCTTCTGATAATCGAATATCATCATACCATGTATCATCAGCAACGAGATTGCCTTTAACTTCTCTTATTCCTGCCTCTTTTAAGGATTGAGCCATGGTGACAAAATCCTTCTCCATCAACGTTGGATCGCCTTTTCCTTTTAAGTATAAATCACCGTGAAGTTTGTTTCCTTTTATGTCCCCTTCAGCTAGTACCTCCGTCGTAAAAGTGTATGCTGGTCCAAGGGTTTCAAGTGCCGCAGCTCCCGTCAGCAGCTTCATGTTTGAGGCGGGTTTTAATCGGAGATCAGCATCATGTTCATAGATCACTTCGCCGGTCTCAGCTGAACGGATACTCACTCCAGCCAGGGCACCGTCAAGCTTCTCATCCGCTAAAATCTCATTGATTTCTTCACCAAGCGCATCATTCTCTGCGTTCACTTCTGTGTCTTCATACGATTGATAAGGGGCGAGCATTAAAATTGCTACAAAAAACAGGACAGCCATTTGCTTGCTTTTGAACGAGAACATAGTTATGTATCTTCCTCCTTGAAAATTATGGATAATACTAACATTAGCAGAAAAGACAGAAAATTATAATTATTTCCGGTGTATTCATTATAAAACAGGGCCATAGTCGTAGTCTGTGGTACTTAACATTCCTTTAAACGATTTTGAGAGTTCATCTTGCCAATGGGGTTACAGAGGATGATAGTTCGCCAAAAAAGACAACCTCCACGGGTAGGAAGCTGCCTGACTTTAATCATACACTTATGTCTATTCTTCTTTGTACGAATTATTTACTCAGGGAAATTAGAAGCAGCTGCAGACTTTACGTGTGTGTGCAATTTAGATTGATTCAATTTTCCATCCTTGAAATTACGCATAACCATCCAGAGCATATAACTAATTTCGTCTGCATGAAATCTCTTAATGGACGGCGCATTTACTGGTATACTAGTAACATTGTGTATATAGAGGTGAAATCATGAAAAAAATCTGGGATTTATACAAAGATTCTTCTTTTCTATTAAAAATGACAATTGGCTTTTTACTCGGCATTGGATCAGGAATGCTCATTGGCCCTGAGATGGAAGTCGTTAAACCACTTGGCACTATTTTGATTAACTTATTAAACCTAGTAGCAGTACCTGTCATATTCCTTACAGTGGTCCTGGCTATTAATCAAATGAATCCTAACCATTTAGGAAGACTCGGTGGAAAGCTGCTTATTTACTACGGACTTACAACCGCTGCAGCTGTATTAATCGGGGTTGGTCTTGCTTTATGGATTACTCCCGGAGCAGGGCTCAGCCTACCGGATGCTCAAGTGGAAAAGCCAGAAACTCCAAGCTTTTCTGATGTCTTATTAAACATTGTTCCTGACAACTTGTTCCAAGCCTTTACTTCCGGTGAGCTGATGGGCATATTATTTCTCGCCGTCATCATCGGATTAACAATGGCCAAAATGCGCTATTCAGGTAAAGAAGAGCTTCAACTTTCAGGGGAGCGTCTGCACCGTCTGTTTTCTTCAGCGAATGACTTGTTCTTCCTCTTATTACAAGGCATTCTTTTATATGCGCCCATTGGAATCTTTGCCATAGGAGCGTCCGCCTTTGGCAGCCAGGGATGGCAAACCTTTAAATCCCTGTTAGCATTCACAGGAGTCTTTTATCTGGGTGTTCTATTGTTGTGGTTATTGGTTTATACGTCATTCCTTAAATACGCACACGTGAACATTAAACATTTTTTTGTAAAAACAAAGGACGCTTACTTTACTGCGTTCTTCACATCAAGTAGTATTGCTTCTCTGCCGGTTGCTATAGAATCGGCTAAAAAAGCAGGGATTTCTGAACGGACTGTCAACTTCTCGCTTCCTATTGGCGCTGTCTTTAACTCAGACGGAGGAGCACTACGAATGGGTGTGTCTATCGTATTCGCAGCTAATGTAACAGGATTAAATTTGTCTGTCATGGACTTTATTACGATTGTTGTAATTGGCACGCTGCTATCGATCGGGACAGCAGGAATCCCGGCGGCCGGACTTGTCACACTGGCAGCCGTCCTTACCATGTTTAATCTCCCCCTTGAAATTGTCGCTTTGATTGCGGGAGTCGACGTTCTGATTGGCATGGCCGGTACAGCCTCCAACGTACTTGGAGATATCGTAGGATCGGCTGTTGTCGACAATAAGGAAACGGATTCATCTTCAAGACAAGCCCCATCAACAACTGTATAGCTTTAAAAGCACACGTCTTTGGATCAATACTATAAAGCTCAGAGCATTCTGTTTAACTCTGAGCTTTTATATGATTTCAACTTCGACAACATTCATGGCTTCTTCTGCACCCATCCTACCTTCTTCTTAATCATTTAATCCCTTCCCATCGAGAATTTGCGGTATATATTTTTCAACCCTTGACTCACGAGTTTTGGATTGTTTGGCTTTAGAAAAATAAAGACAGTAGGCTCTTTGCCGACCTGGCGTCAGTGATTCAAAAGCTGATTTTAAGCCAGAGATTTCATCGAATTTATTTTGAAGTTCTTCGGGAATTTCTGGTTTCTTATTAAATTTCACTTCCAAGCCAGCTTTTTCAACTTCAATGGCTTCATCAATATAGTCTTTCAAAATAAATTCCATTTCTTCAATTTCCTAAAGATTCTTGAACCGGATCTGGCGCGCAGCCTGTACATTCTCTGTTTGCTGGATTAGAATGCCATGACTATCCTTTAACAAGGTACCTTTATGGAAAAGGAAAGCACAATAATCTTTAAAGCCATGGATTAAAACGACGTTTTTATCTTTAAATGTATAACAAGGCTTTCCCCACTTCAATTCTTCAGTCAGTTCACACTCAAGGGCGATATTTCTTAACTTCTTGAATTCTTTCTGCCATTGCTTAGCATTACGTAAGAATTCATCTACCTTAGGGTTCTTTCTACTACCTGACATCAAGGACCACTTCCTTTTGTAAAACTTTTGAACTTTACTTGAATATACATTCACCTTTAATAATATTCCATTTTTCTAAGTTGATTAAAAGCCTCTCAAGTTAGTTATCCAGCTCCTTTGACGCTTCCAAAGAGGCCTTAAGTGAGAAAATAAAAAGGTAAGATTACGTTTAAATGTTCTTCCCAAATGGAATACCCCTAAGAATCAACCTTTTAAAAAACTCTCGCAGAAGGAAGGATACTATGAAATATGGCGGAATAATTTTTGTTATACTTGCGGCAATTCTCTGGGGGATTACCGGAGGGATAGCTAATATATTGATGGACAAAGGATGGGATCCTATAGTTATATCCTTTTACCGTGGAGCTGTAGGACTATTATGTGTTTTTTTCTGGTTTCTTCTTCGCTCAAAGCAAAATTGGCCAAGAGCTTCCTCTGTTTATTTATGGTCCACGCTTGCCGGAATTGGTGTTGCAGGAAACTTCACCTTTTATTTTCTAAGTATTGAAGCATCAAGCATCGCCATTGCAGCCACTTTAATGTATACCGCACCAGTGTTTGTACTGTTAATTTCTTTTTTACTAAGGATAGAACGTTCAACTTGGACAAAATGGGGATCGATTATTTTAGTGCTTATCGGAATAATTTTGCTTACAGGTGCTTATAAATCCGGATCCTCCTCTGTCACCCTGCTAGGTATTGCTACAGGACTTGGGGCAGGTCTTTCGTATGCGTTGTTTATCTTTAGTTTTAAAAAGTCTTCCGAACTCACTAAGCCGCAATCTACATTAAGCATCGCTTTTTTTGTATTTTGCTTAATCCTTTCACTGTTCATGGACTCTCAAGAAGCCGTTTCTGTTCTGACTTCCGGTGATATCGGGTGGTTTATTCTGCTAGGACTTGTTGGAGCAGGAATATCTTTTGTCCTGTATGTCATTGGAATTCAATGGACGGCTCCCTCGACGGCCTCCATGATCGCAATGGTAGAGCCAGTTACAGCTTCCTTATTTGGTGTGTTGCTGCTTAATGACCGTTTGACTTTCATCCAACTTATTGGAATGGTCCTTATATTAGTCACCATCACCATCTTAAGTGTCAAGCAGTCCGAATAGCTAATGATGGTCGTTATAGAGTATCGAATCATGGAGTTATTATATCTGTACAACCTATATAAGATAATAGAACATGAGGGTCTCCTCATGTTCTTTAATTAGATATTTTTATGATCTATTTCATGATTAATGCAGTAATTCCTTGAGTCTTGAATGGTCAATACTTTTTTCACAAAAGGCTTAGATTAAATACAAGAAAATATTTTAGGAACCCTGCTTCTAAAGGAAGTATAATTATGTTCACCGTCAACGATTACCGAAGAGTTAACGTTAAGTGACTTTTCTCTTAATAAGCGAGCAACTTCTTCATTCGAAACTATAAATTTTCTTCTTACCTCTTCATCTTCTGCTTCTTTGTCTCCCCAGTCTAAGTATATACTTTG
It contains:
- a CDS encoding carbohydrate ABC transporter permease, with protein sequence MENVHKQARASTVKAKKLSEKKKDMISGYLYVAPFFIVFGIIGLYPAIFSIVLAFQKWNGLGEMEFVGMNNFAIVLQDPLFWKSLYNTVLMGLMGTAPQLIVGIILAYFLNMAVIRFTNFFRVTIFMPYITSMVAVALVFGVFFSSNESALANYVIGWFGFDPVSWKTSEWGAKIAISLMVFWRWVGYNTIIYLAGLQSIPKDLYEAATIDGANKVQQFFHITIPLLKPFIVLTVFMSTVGALQLFAEPTVFLGSSAFSRDEAMTVVMYLYRDAFNLGSFGTASATAVLLLIIIVGAAALNTWLTSGAGSKKRGVKS
- a CDS encoding ABC transporter substrate-binding protein → MNFRKGLLAVLLLSLSAFLFACSGGEDSASGEGQKDKEITLDFWVFGATNYEALAKEYEKENPNVKINVKTSELGDHHNSLFTAISAGTGAPDLAMIEVDQLDRYREAQDRFVNLYDLGAEEVQDQYLDWKWNGAENGEGDFLFGLPTDIGPKAMYYHTDVFENASLPTDPDKVSEVISTPDEFKDAAKKVLDETGQPMVDSMEMAFRAHMDALEDSYFNRDGELLIGNGESGVKEAYDFAVDLDSEGYVGNFEMWTPEWANALNKGGFAVEMAPAWLKGYMTENAPEGKGKWRVTTLPEQFAGNWGGSYVAIPAETEHEKAAYEFSKWLLSPENQLKSFVESGLFPSAPSVYEMEEFKNNSDEYFGGQNTAKYFAEAAKQIPEVYKGPKYVTVNNEILTALRNVQEGGDPEKEWEAAVKRIEDLMKR
- a CDS encoding RrF2 family transcriptional regulator, whose translation is MAEKVSNTRWFGMALKALIVLASNEGLCPSGKLAEKLESKSVFLRKILTHLVKAGLIQAKEGRDGGYSLVKAPSEITLSEVYKAMKVETFPKEFLSVESKVCFDPSTRDALCELREEMETWILEGLEQKTIADLMK
- a CDS encoding nitroreductase family protein, which produces MTQKTMSKEEYLNKVKDLDTTSEAPKVLENTDFLTVAKERRSVRQYDQNYKIEEGEIRELLETAILAPSSSNLQPWRFLVIEDQAEKERLSPIANGQQQITEASVVIAVLGDKKAYNNADQIYSQIAEKGNMPEDIKEMYVNSILENYGNFSEEKLTRIAMIDGGLVSMQLMLAAKAKGYDTVPMGGFDESEFVKAFDVPEDYEPVMLISLGKGKKAGFEKTRLPLDDVLQWNRY
- a CDS encoding GyrI-like domain-containing protein; translated protein: MTPELIQLKTKKLIGKSMQMSLNDDHTVELWRSFMPKLKTIKDRIDDNLYNMKVFEEKLDPARFTPDTLFHKWAAVEVREFDEKQNELEPIILNGGLYAMFYHHGPASEFHKTLQSFYEEWLPASDYLIDEREHFERFTKEYDPLDPNAVEEVWIPVKKK
- a CDS encoding DUF3953 domain-containing protein, with product MANIIRIIFALVTFAFATYVFITESSHLAPFMLTSLGFMLLASGSHELKKGRNANAVASFVTSAFVLTVAILTI
- the dacB gene encoding D-alanyl-D-alanine carboxypeptidase/D-alanyl-D-alanine endopeptidase gives rise to the protein MFSFKSKQMAVLFFVAILMLAPYQSYEDTEVNAENDALGEEINEILADEKLDGALAGVSIRSAETGEVIYEHDADLRLKPASNMKLLTGAAALETLGPAYTFTTEVLAEGDIKGNKLHGDLYLKGKGDPTLMEKDFVTMAQSLKEAGIREVKGNLVADDTWYDDIRLSEDISWNDETNYTGAQISALTASPNEDYDAGTVIVAAYPSDTAGEPAEIEVTPENDYVEIVNEAKTVDSDQSKDISIERKHGTNQIVVEGAIPVDASRSRSWVAVSEPTGLALDLFSQSLKAEGIKVKGKEIVNGKTPKSAELIVSKESIPLEELFTPFMKISNNGHAEVLIKEMGKVVHDEGSWDKGMEVVEDFLNDSGVNADTMRLRDGSGMSHVNMVPANEISNLLYQVKEKEWFPTYLKSLPVAGNSERFIGGTLRYRMGDTAAEDNVRAKTGSLTGVTSLSGYVTSADGEELIFSVLLNNYLGSVQEIEDEIAVTLAEYELNKEE
- a CDS encoding dicarboxylate/amino acid:cation symporter, with product MKKIWDLYKDSSFLLKMTIGFLLGIGSGMLIGPEMEVVKPLGTILINLLNLVAVPVIFLTVVLAINQMNPNHLGRLGGKLLIYYGLTTAAAVLIGVGLALWITPGAGLSLPDAQVEKPETPSFSDVLLNIVPDNLFQAFTSGELMGILFLAVIIGLTMAKMRYSGKEELQLSGERLHRLFSSANDLFFLLLQGILLYAPIGIFAIGASAFGSQGWQTFKSLLAFTGVFYLGVLLLWLLVYTSFLKYAHVNIKHFFVKTKDAYFTAFFTSSSIASLPVAIESAKKAGISERTVNFSLPIGAVFNSDGGALRMGVSIVFAANVTGLNLSVMDFITIVVIGTLLSIGTAGIPAAGLVTLAAVLTMFNLPLEIVALIAGVDVLIGMAGTASNVLGDIVGSAVVDNKETDSSSRQAPSTTV
- a CDS encoding DMT family transporter, with amino-acid sequence MKYGGIIFVILAAILWGITGGIANILMDKGWDPIVISFYRGAVGLLCVFFWFLLRSKQNWPRASSVYLWSTLAGIGVAGNFTFYFLSIEASSIAIAATLMYTAPVFVLLISFLLRIERSTWTKWGSIILVLIGIILLTGAYKSGSSSVTLLGIATGLGAGLSYALFIFSFKKSSELTKPQSTLSIAFFVFCLILSLFMDSQEAVSVLTSGDIGWFILLGLVGAGISFVLYVIGIQWTAPSTASMIAMVEPVTASLFGVLLLNDRLTFIQLIGMVLILVTITILSVKQSE